Proteins encoded in a region of the Methanobrevibacter millerae genome:
- the acgM gene encoding radical SAM/SPASM domain protein, ACGX system, which translates to MADFFAFQWHILDDCDQRCKHCYIFSEDNNKELVTMSYDEMEHVLDNCLEMCEKTNRRPYFSITGGDPILHPNFWDLLETLHDRKLYYNIMGNPFHLTPDVCSRLNELGCRQYQLSLDGLRETHDYFRKPGSFDSTLNAVKTLQDAGVRASIMTTVSKTNISEITGIIDEAVKNDVGLFSFARYCPTSFEKTAQMTPEEYKNLLDDVWQKYQEYKDSNTFFNLKDHLWTLFLYEKGIFKIPQNLKDDVIYDGCNCGNSHLTILPTGDVFACRRMDSKVGNALTERIFDIFTGDKMNEYRRFEEFEKCSKCELLRFCRGCPAVSYGYTHNMYSPDPQCWKEVG; encoded by the coding sequence ATGGCTGATTTTTTTGCTTTTCAATGGCATATACTTGATGATTGTGATCAAAGGTGTAAGCACTGTTATATTTTTTCAGAGGACAATAATAAAGAACTGGTAACAATGAGCTATGATGAAATGGAGCACGTTTTAGATAACTGTTTGGAGATGTGTGAAAAAACAAATCGCAGACCATATTTTTCCATTACTGGTGGAGATCCAATTTTACATCCTAACTTTTGGGATTTACTTGAAACTCTTCATGATAGAAAACTTTATTACAATATCATGGGAAACCCTTTTCATTTAACTCCTGACGTATGCAGTCGATTGAATGAATTAGGCTGCAGACAGTATCAGCTTTCTTTGGATGGTCTTCGAGAAACTCATGACTATTTCAGAAAACCAGGATCTTTTGATTCAACTTTAAATGCTGTTAAAACCTTACAGGATGCAGGTGTAAGAGCAAGCATCATGACAACAGTTTCCAAAACAAATATCTCAGAGATAACAGGCATTATTGACGAGGCTGTAAAAAATGATGTTGGATTGTTTAGTTTTGCAAGATATTGTCCGACCAGTTTTGAAAAAACAGCACAAATGACTCCTGAAGAATATAAAAATTTATTGGATGATGTTTGGCAGAAATATCAGGAATATAAAGATTCTAATACCTTTTTTAATTTAAAAGATCACTTATGGACATTGTTCCTATATGAAAAGGGAATTTTTAAAATACCTCAAAATTTAAAAGATGATGTCATCTATGATGGCTGTAACTGTGGAAACAGTCATTTGACAATACTTCCAACAGGTGATGTCTTTGCCTGCCGCAGAATGGACAGCAAAGTGGGCAATGCATTAACAGAGAGAATATTTGATATATTCACTGGAGATAAAATGAATGAATATCGCCGTTTCGAAGAATTTGAAAAATGCAGCAAATGTGAATTGCTGAGATTTTGCAGAGGTTGTCCTGCAGTAAGCTATGGATATACTCATAATATGTATTCACCAGATCCACAATGTTGGAAGGAAGTAGGATAA
- a CDS encoding arsenate reductase family protein, which translates to MLFVHYPRCSTCKKAKKWLEENNLEFTEKDIVEDNPTFEELKEWYEKSELPLKRFFNTSGMKYRELKLKDKLPDMSEDEQLELLATDGMLVKRPIIVSDDVVLTGFKVKEWEEKLL; encoded by the coding sequence ATGTTATTCGTACATTATCCAAGATGTTCAACTTGTAAAAAAGCTAAAAAATGGTTGGAAGAAAATAATCTAGAATTCACAGAAAAAGATATTGTGGAAGACAATCCTACTTTTGAGGAATTAAAGGAATGGTATGAAAAAAGTGAATTACCGTTAAAAAGATTTTTCAACACCAGTGGAATGAAATATCGTGAATTGAAATTAAAAGACAAACTTCCTGATATGTCTGAAGATGAACAGCTAGAATTACTTGCAACAGATGGTATGCTTGTTAAAAGGCCAATAATTGTTAGTGATGATGTTGTTTTAACAGGTTTTAAAGTTAAAGAATGGGAAGAGAAATTATTATAA
- the cfbC gene encoding Ni-sirohydrochlorin a,c-diamide reductive cyclase ATP-dependent reductase subunit, giving the protein MIKKIAIYGKGGIGKSTTVANLSATWASDDLKCLVIGCDPKADTTRTLYGQRIPTVVNTLKDNRNPERDDLVFKGFKDILCVESGGPEPGVGCAGRGVIVAMKRLEKLDIFEEDLDVVVYDVLGDVVCGGFSVPLRENYADEVLIVTSGEYMSLYAANNIVRGVKKLKGNLSGIICNCRNVENEEEIVNAFAEKIGTHVIGTIHRSNLIQDAELDAKTVVEKYPESEEAGEYSKLASNIMDNENISIPEPMDDEEFEEFFKSFI; this is encoded by the coding sequence ATGATTAAAAAAATAGCTATTTATGGAAAGGGTGGAATAGGAAAAAGTACAACTGTAGCTAATTTGTCTGCTACATGGGCCAGTGATGATTTAAAATGCCTGGTCATTGGTTGTGATCCAAAAGCAGACACTACACGTACATTATATGGTCAAAGAATTCCCACTGTAGTTAACACGCTTAAGGATAATAGAAATCCTGAAAGGGATGATTTGGTTTTCAAAGGATTTAAGGATATATTATGTGTTGAAAGCGGAGGGCCAGAACCTGGTGTTGGATGTGCCGGACGTGGTGTAATCGTTGCAATGAAAAGGCTTGAAAAACTCGATATTTTTGAAGAGGATTTGGATGTTGTAGTATATGATGTATTGGGTGATGTTGTTTGCGGTGGTTTTTCTGTGCCTTTGCGTGAAAATTATGCTGATGAAGTATTGATTGTAACTTCCGGTGAATACATGTCACTTTATGCGGCAAATAATATTGTTAGGGGTGTTAAAAAGCTTAAGGGAAATTTAAGCGGAATTATCTGCAACTGCAGAAATGTTGAAAATGAAGAGGAGATTGTTAATGCTTTTGCAGAAAAAATAGGAACTCATGTTATTGGTACTATTCACAGAAGCAATCTTATTCAGGATGCTGAATTAGATGCAAAAACTGTTGTAGAAAAATATCCTGAAAGTGAAGAGGCTGGTGAATACTCAAAGCTTGCTTCAAATATTATGGATAATGAAAATATTTCAATTCCAGAACCTATGGATGATGAGGAATTTGAGGAATTTTTCAAGTCATTTATCTAG
- a CDS encoding helix-turn-helix domain-containing protein: MEKEEKALICPIEIAMEHINRKWVIQIIRDMFFGKKRFNEFKEGKPNLSNKVLSNCLKEMEENGLITRKTNGGIEYKLTEKGLALNKVLYELAMFTLNTDINNRYYDDENKKELKKVFKEILL, encoded by the coding sequence ATGGAAAAAGAAGAAAAAGCATTAATATGTCCTATTGAAATAGCCATGGAACATATCAACAGAAAATGGGTTATCCAAATCATAAGGGACATGTTTTTTGGCAAAAAAAGATTCAATGAATTTAAGGAAGGAAAACCTAATCTTTCCAATAAGGTTTTAAGTAATTGTCTTAAGGAAATGGAAGAAAATGGTTTGATAACACGGAAAACTAATGGTGGAATAGAATATAAATTAACTGAAAAAGGTCTGGCTTTAAATAAAGTACTGTATGAATTGGCAATGTTTACCCTAAATACTGATATTAACAACAGATATTATGATGACGAAAATAAAAAAGAATTAAAAAAAGTTTTTAAAGAAATTTTATTATAA
- the galE gene encoding UDP-glucose 4-epimerase GalE: MILVTGGAGYIGSHTNKALHNAGYDTVVVDNLCKGYETFAKWGNFEDYDFGSKDLREVFEKYDIDGVLHFAAFSSVAESVELPQKYFKNNYKNTLNLLQIMREFGVDKFILSSTAAVYGNPEKVPITEDQELKPINPYGHSKWITEKALEREAQKGDFNYVSLRYFNAAGCDFDCEIGELHDPETHLIPLVLDAAIGKRDSISIFGTDYNTPDGTCIRDYIHVNDLASAHIAAYEYLCEKNESNIFNLGNGQGYSVREIIDMCKKVTGRDFKVDIADRREGDPDILIADASKIEKELGWKPKYDLECIVSSAWKWHQKVNDI; encoded by the coding sequence ATTACATAATGCAGGTTATGATACTGTTGTAGTAGATAATTTGTGTAAAGGTTATGAAACATTTGCTAAATGGGGCAATTTTGAAGATTATGACTTTGGAAGTAAGGATTTGCGCGAAGTATTTGAAAAATATGATATAGATGGAGTATTGCACTTCGCCGCATTTTCATCTGTTGCAGAATCTGTTGAACTTCCACAAAAATATTTCAAAAACAACTACAAAAACACATTAAATCTTTTACAGATTATGAGAGAATTCGGTGTAGATAAATTCATTTTGTCATCAACTGCTGCAGTTTACGGTAATCCTGAAAAGGTTCCAATTACAGAAGATCAGGAATTAAAGCCAATCAATCCATATGGTCATTCAAAATGGATTACTGAAAAGGCATTGGAAAGGGAAGCCCAAAAAGGTGATTTCAACTATGTTTCTTTAAGATATTTCAATGCCGCAGGATGTGATTTTGACTGTGAAATTGGTGAACTGCATGACCCTGAAACTCATTTGATTCCATTGGTTTTGGATGCGGCTATTGGTAAAAGGGACTCCATTTCAATATTTGGTACTGATTATAATACTCCTGACGGTACATGTATTCGTGACTATATTCATGTTAATGATTTGGCTAGTGCACATATTGCCGCTTATGAATATTTATGTGAAAAAAATGAATCTAATATCTTCAATTTAGGAAATGGACAAGGATATTCAGTTCGTGAGATTATTGACATGTGCAAAAAAGTCACTGGTCGTGATTTTAAAGTTGACATTGCTGATCGTCGTGAAGGTGATCCTGATATTTTAATTGCAGATGCATCCAAAATTGAAAAGGAACTTGGTTGGAAACCTAAATATGATTTGGAATGTATTGTATCATCCGCATGGAAATGGCATCAAAAGGTGAATGATATCTAA
- a CDS encoding HAD family hydrolase produces MKKLYIFDFDGTLVDTVDDVVICLNKALKAHDFPTLTSSEYVERLGGNINEIVSLVLKDKNTPENIEAVKETYIPIYDESPKQNSVPFEGIGNLLEELQDKNVLLAINSNRTTDSIKYFTDKFLKDIDFLLIEGHNENYPSKPSPIGVNRILDMANVKTEEAIYIGDSKTDIATAKNAGMDCIIVTWGYGDEKAYNDDYPVAVVDDISQLSDALNINYF; encoded by the coding sequence ATGAAAAAGCTATATATTTTTGATTTTGATGGAACTTTGGTTGACACTGTTGATGATGTTGTCATATGTCTTAACAAGGCTTTAAAAGCACATGATTTTCCAACATTGACCAGCAGTGAATATGTTGAAAGATTGGGCGGTAACATTAATGAAATCGTCTCCCTTGTTTTAAAAGACAAAAACACGCCGGAAAATATCGAAGCTGTTAAGGAAACTTACATCCCAATATATGATGAATCACCTAAGCAAAACAGTGTTCCTTTTGAAGGAATTGGAAATTTGCTTGAAGAATTGCAGGATAAAAACGTGTTGCTTGCAATCAATTCAAACAGAACAACGGATTCAATTAAATATTTTACGGATAAATTCCTCAAGGATATAGATTTTCTCTTGATTGAAGGGCATAATGAAAATTATCCCTCAAAGCCAAGTCCGATAGGTGTTAATAGGATTCTTGATATGGCTAATGTTAAAACAGAAGAAGCAATATATATTGGGGATTCAAAAACAGATATTGCAACTGCAAAAAATGCAGGAATGGACTGTATCATTGTTACTTGGGGATATGGTGATGAAAAAGCTTATAATGATGACTATCCTGTAGCTGTTGTTGATGATATTTCACAGTTAAGTGATGCATTAAACATTAACTATTTTTAA
- a CDS encoding peptidase U32 family protein, whose amino-acid sequence MVELLAPAGNFISMRAVLENGADAVYFGLDEYNMRANAKNFSLSDLSKIAKMASDYDAKTYLCTNIILKESEIEKLKNNLDVISSSEIDGLILSDIGLIEDAVSHGLEAHVSVQENVTNSHTLKTLHKLGAKRAILSRELSIDEIAEITDKSPIETEIFIHGAMCMAISGRCFLSYGLYGRSANCGDCLQPCRKNWTLTFEESQNDAVSNTSDVSEESFVISKSYDDTYRTNFFSPKDMCMIEHIPELIDTGVSSFKIEGRARSPDYGAMVTGIYREAIDLYLNNPDEYEVNPKWMEELKSVFNRGFDTGFYFNVPYETSETNQSKYIKKDIGQVVNFYNKVSVAEIRVWDELKIGDRIMIQGETTGSVTHVIDSMQIEGRDVKEVPKNSNVGVLIPTKVRKNDFVYKLKERSQQ is encoded by the coding sequence ATGGTAGAATTATTAGCTCCTGCTGGAAATTTCATCTCAATGCGTGCTGTATTGGAAAATGGTGCTGATGCAGTATACTTTGGCTTGGATGAATACAATATGAGAGCTAATGCCAAAAATTTTTCTCTAAGTGATTTATCTAAAATAGCAAAGATGGCTTCAGATTATGATGCTAAAACTTATCTTTGCACAAATATTATTTTGAAAGAATCTGAAATTGAAAAGCTAAAAAATAATTTGGATGTCATTTCATCATCAGAGATTGATGGACTTATTTTATCTGATATTGGACTAATAGAAGATGCTGTTTCACATGGTCTTGAAGCCCATGTTAGCGTTCAGGAAAACGTTACCAATTCCCATACTTTAAAGACATTACATAAATTGGGTGCTAAAAGAGCAATTCTTTCACGTGAATTGTCAATTGATGAAATTGCTGAAATTACAGACAAATCTCCTATTGAAACTGAAATTTTTATTCATGGCGCAATGTGTATGGCAATTTCAGGCAGATGCTTTTTAAGCTATGGGCTATATGGCCGAAGCGCTAATTGTGGAGATTGCCTGCAGCCATGCCGTAAAAATTGGACATTAACATTTGAAGAGTCTCAAAATGATGCTGTTTCAAATACTTCAGATGTTTCGGAAGAGTCTTTTGTCATATCAAAATCCTATGATGACACTTATAGAACTAACTTTTTTTCACCGAAAGACATGTGCATGATAGAGCACATTCCTGAATTAATAGATACTGGTGTAAGCTCATTTAAAATAGAAGGAAGGGCACGCAGTCCTGATTATGGTGCGATGGTAACTGGAATTTATCGTGAAGCTATTGATTTATATTTGAATAATCCTGATGAATATGAAGTAAATCCTAAATGGATGGAAGAGTTAAAAAGTGTTTTCAATCGTGGATTTGACACCGGATTTTATTTCAATGTTCCATATGAGACAAGCGAAACCAACCAATCTAAATACATTAAAAAAGACATTGGGCAGGTGGTCAATTTTTATAATAAGGTCAGTGTTGCTGAGATTAGGGTTTGGGATGAATTGAAAATCGGTGATAGGATAATGATTCAGGGTGAAACCACGGGTTCTGTTACTCATGTCATAGATTCCATGCAGATTGAAGGTCGAGATGTTAAGGAAGTTCCTAAAAACTCAAATGTAGGTGTTTTGATTCCTACTAAAGTTAGAAAAAATGATTTTGTCTATAAACTTAAAGAGAGGTCACAACAATGA
- the purF gene encoding amidophosphoribosyltransferase, which produces MQGEMEDKCGIVGIHSKDTSRNVSSFVYYGLYALQHRGQESAGIATFNSEKGLNYYCGMGLITDVFKDYEIHNLEGNIAIGHVRYSTTGQSRLENSQPFVTDFDDGFIAMAHNGDIVNSGELRNELIAEGYEFKSDTDSEVICYMLKKEYYDNKNSIIDAIEAVSKKLVGSYALVILVNGELYGVRDPMGIKPLAVAKKADDYILASETVAFDVVNAKYIRDIVPGEVVYFKDDEIQSHMLEIADDYGLSHCMFEYVYFARPDSTIDGINVYQTRLNIGEQLHKLYPIDADFVIPVPDSSIPAAIGYSRASGIPYGEGLIKNRYVGRTFIMPTQEERELAVRLKLNPIKEAIKGKKIILIDDSIVRGTTSKKLLDLVKESEPAEIHFLVGCPPVVAPCFYGVAMATKKELIAANYSIEEIKEQLDIDTLGYITLDALIDAIGMPAEDLCLGCLNEEYPTELPDDIEAETYYKP; this is translated from the coding sequence ATGCAAGGTGAGATGGAAGATAAATGTGGTATAGTGGGAATTCATTCTAAGGATACTTCTAGGAATGTTTCTTCTTTTGTTTATTATGGTTTGTATGCTTTACAGCATAGAGGTCAAGAATCTGCAGGTATAGCAACTTTCAATTCAGAAAAAGGATTGAATTATTACTGTGGCATGGGTTTAATCACTGATGTCTTTAAAGATTATGAAATCCATAATCTTGAAGGAAACATTGCTATTGGTCATGTTAGGTATTCAACAACTGGTCAATCTCGATTAGAAAATTCCCAGCCTTTTGTCACTGATTTTGATGATGGATTTATTGCTATGGCTCATAATGGGGATATTGTTAACTCTGGTGAGTTAAGAAATGAACTGATTGCTGAGGGTTATGAATTTAAATCAGACACTGATTCTGAAGTAATTTGTTATATGCTTAAAAAAGAATATTATGATAATAAAAACAGCATCATTGATGCTATTGAAGCCGTTTCAAAAAAACTTGTTGGATCTTATGCATTAGTCATTCTTGTCAATGGTGAACTATATGGTGTTCGTGATCCTATGGGTATTAAACCATTGGCAGTTGCTAAAAAAGCTGATGACTATATTTTAGCATCTGAAACCGTTGCATTTGATGTTGTAAATGCTAAATACATTAGGGATATTGTTCCTGGTGAAGTTGTTTACTTTAAAGATGATGAAATTCAAAGCCATATGCTAGAAATTGCAGATGATTACGGATTATCTCATTGCATGTTTGAATATGTTTACTTTGCAAGGCCAGATAGTACCATTGATGGTATTAATGTTTATCAAACCAGATTAAATATAGGTGAACAATTACATAAGTTATATCCTATTGATGCTGATTTTGTAATTCCAGTACCTGACTCATCAATTCCTGCAGCCATTGGTTATTCAAGGGCTTCCGGAATTCCTTATGGTGAAGGTTTGATTAAAAACAGGTATGTTGGAAGAACTTTTATCATGCCAACTCAGGAAGAACGTGAATTGGCTGTTAGACTTAAATTAAATCCTATTAAGGAAGCTATTAAAGGTAAAAAAATAATTTTAATTGATGATAGTATTGTTAGAGGAACCACATCTAAAAAACTACTTGATTTAGTCAAAGAATCAGAACCTGCTGAAATTCATTTTTTAGTTGGATGTCCTCCTGTAGTTGCACCTTGTTTCTATGGTGTGGCAATGGCAACTAAAAAAGAATTGATTGCTGCTAATTATAGCATTGAAGAAATTAAGGAGCAATTAGACATTGATACTTTAGGTTATATCACTTTGGATGCTCTTATAGATGCTATAGGTATGCCTGCTGAAGATTTATGTTTAGGATGTCTTAACGAAGAATATCCAACTGAACTTCCAGATGATATTGAAGCAGAAACTTATTATAAACCTTAA